CGATGTCCGCATGCCCATGAACCAGGACGTCATCATCACCTGCGCCCTCACCGGCGCCGGCGACACCGTCCGCAAAAGCCCCCACGTACCGGTCACCCCCGAGCAGATAGCCCGCTCCGCGGTGGAGGCGGCGGACGCGGGCGCCGCCGAGGTCCACATCCACGTACGCGACCCCGAGACCGGAGCGCCCTCGCGCGACCCGCGGCTGTACCGCGAGGTCGTCGAGCGGATCAAGGAGACCGGTACCGACGTCGTCATCAACCTCACCGCCGGGATGGGCGGTGACCTGGTCATCGACCCGGACGAACCGCTCAAGCAGCTGCCCGGGACCGACCTCGTCGGCGGCCTCGAAAGGCTCCCGCACGTCGAGGACCTGCTCCCCGACATCTGCACCCTGGACTGCGGCTCCCTCAACTTCGGCGACGGCAGCAACCTCTACGTCTCCACCCCGGACATGCTCCGCGCGGGCGCCCGGCGCATCCAGGAGCTGGACGTACGGCCCGAGTTGGAGATCTTCGACACGGGTCACCTCTGGTTCGCCAAGCAGCTGCTCGCCGAGGGCCTGCTCGACGACCCGACCGTCTTCCAGCTCTGCATGGGCATCCCGTGGGGCGCGCCCGCCGACCCGGGCGTACTCCAGTCGATGGTCAACATGCTGCCTGAGGGCGCCCAGTGGGCGAGCTTCGCGCTGGGCCGGATGCAGATGCCGTGGGTCGCGCAGTCCGTCGTGCTCGGCGGGCACGTCCGCGTGGGCCTGGAGGACAACCTCTACCTCGGCAAGGGCGTCAAGGCCACCAACGCGCAGCTCGTCGAGCGCGCCGTGACGATCGTCGAGGCGATGGGCGCCCGCGTCGCCACCCCGGACGAGGCCCGCCAGAAGCTCGGCCTCAAGCCCCGAGGCCGGTCCGTCGCCCAGGAAGGAGCCGCCTGATCATGACCTCGACCGAACCCGAGAACGTACGCCGCGTCGCCTGTGTGGGCGCCGGGGTGATCGGCGGCGGCTGGGTCGCCCACTTCCTGGCCCGCGGCTACGACGTCACGGCCTGGGACCCGGCGCCGGATGCGGAGCTGCGGCTGCGCCGTCTCGTCGACGCCGCGTGGCCCGCGCTCACCCAGCTGGGCCTCGCGGACGGTGCGTCCACGGACCGTCTCACGGTGACGGCCACCCTCGAAGAGGCCGTGGCGGACGCCGAGTTCGTCCAGGAGAGCGCCCCGGAGAAGCTGGACCTCAAGCGCGACCTGCTGGCCCGCCTGGACGCCGCGACGCCGCCCGGAGTCGTCATCGCCTCGTCCACGTCGGGCTATCCGATGACGGACATGCAGACGGACGCGGAGGGTGCGGGCCGCCTCGTCGTGGGGCACCCGTTCAACCCGCCGTACCTCATCCCGCTGGTCGAGGTGGTCGGCGGCGAGCGGACCTCGGCCGAGGCGGTGGCCTGGTCCTCCCGCTTCTACGAGGTGGCGGGGAAGTCCGTCATCACCATGGACCGCGAGGTGCCCGGCTTCATCGCCAACCGCCTCCAGGAAGCGCTGTGGCGCGAGGCCCTGCACATGGTCGCCAACGGCGAGGCCACGGTGAAGGAGATCGACGACTCCATCACCGAAGGACCTGGCCTGCGCTGGGCGTTCATGGGCCCGATGCTGACGTTCGCACTCGCGGGCGGCGAGGGCGGCATGGCACACATGCTGGACCACTTCGGCCCCTCGCTGAAGTCGCCGTGGACCCGCCTCGAAGCCCCCGAGCTCGACAAGGCGCTGTACGAATCCGTGGTTGCCGGCTGCGACGACGCGGCGGCCGGGCGAACCATCGCCGACCTCGTGGCCGAGCGCGACCAGGGCGTCATCGACGTACTGCGCGCGACGGGCCGCCTGCCGGGCGCGCGAAAGGAGGCCGGCAAGTGACACCGCTGCCCCTGCTGCACAGCACCGTCCGCACCGAGTGGATCGACTACAACGGCCATATGAGCGAGGCGTTCTACGTCCTCGTCTTCGGCCACGCCACCGACGCCCTGATGATCGAGACGGGCCTGCACTCCGGGTACCGCGAGTCCACCGGCTGCTCCCTCTACACGGTCGAGTCCCACCTGCGCTATCTGCGCGACGTGCCGGAGGGAGCGACACTCGCCGTCCGCAGCCGGGTCCTGGGCGCCGCCGCCAAGAAGGCCCGCTTCACCCACGAGATGTACATGGTCGCGGCCCCGGGCACGGAACCCGCCGAGGACGCGCAGCCGGTCGCCACGACGGAGCTGCTCGCCGTGCATGTCGACCAGAAGGCGGGGCGCGCGGCGCCGTTCCCCGACGAGGTCCGCGAGCGCTTCACCGAGCTGACCGAGCCGCCGCCCGAGTGGGCGGGAAGGTCGATCGCGGTGGTGTAGGTCCGGGGTTCACTCATGACGGTGCCCGGCCTCCGGAGCGGGGCCGGGCACCGTCACCGCTGCCGCGGTGACGCGGATCCTCGGGGCGCGGCGCACCCGCCGGCCGATGAGGATGCCGGCGAGGACCAGGAGCAGGCCGCAGACCTGGCGCGCGGTGAGCGACTCCCCCGCGACCAGCGTGCCCAGGAGTACCCCGGTCACCGGGTTGAGCAGCCCGACGAGTCCGACCGTCGCGGCGGGCAGGTGGCGCAGGCCCGCGAACCAGGCGGCGAACGCGAGCGCCGTCGCCACGACGGTGACGTAGCCGAAGCCCAGGACGGCCGGCGCGTCGAGCGACGGCGGCGCCCCCTCCACCATCACGGCGAACGGCAGCAGCAGGAGGCCTCCGGCAATCAGCTGCCAGGACGTCGACGCGAGCAGGTCGGACGCGTGGCTCCAGCGCTTGGCGAGGATGTAGCCGAGGGACGACATGCCCATCGCCGCGACGGAGGCGAG
The DNA window shown above is from Streptomyces sp. NBC_01445 and carries:
- a CDS encoding 3-keto-5-aminohexanoate cleavage protein, which gives rise to MPMNQDVIITCALTGAGDTVRKSPHVPVTPEQIARSAVEAADAGAAEVHIHVRDPETGAPSRDPRLYREVVERIKETGTDVVINLTAGMGGDLVIDPDEPLKQLPGTDLVGGLERLPHVEDLLPDICTLDCGSLNFGDGSNLYVSTPDMLRAGARRIQELDVRPELEIFDTGHLWFAKQLLAEGLLDDPTVFQLCMGIPWGAPADPGVLQSMVNMLPEGAQWASFALGRMQMPWVAQSVVLGGHVRVGLEDNLYLGKGVKATNAQLVERAVTIVEAMGARVATPDEARQKLGLKPRGRSVAQEGAA
- a CDS encoding 3-hydroxyacyl-CoA dehydrogenase NAD-binding domain-containing protein, which translates into the protein MTSTEPENVRRVACVGAGVIGGGWVAHFLARGYDVTAWDPAPDAELRLRRLVDAAWPALTQLGLADGASTDRLTVTATLEEAVADAEFVQESAPEKLDLKRDLLARLDAATPPGVVIASSTSGYPMTDMQTDAEGAGRLVVGHPFNPPYLIPLVEVVGGERTSAEAVAWSSRFYEVAGKSVITMDREVPGFIANRLQEALWREALHMVANGEATVKEIDDSITEGPGLRWAFMGPMLTFALAGGEGGMAHMLDHFGPSLKSPWTRLEAPELDKALYESVVAGCDDAAAGRTIADLVAERDQGVIDVLRATGRLPGARKEAGK
- a CDS encoding thioesterase family protein codes for the protein MTPLPLLHSTVRTEWIDYNGHMSEAFYVLVFGHATDALMIETGLHSGYRESTGCSLYTVESHLRYLRDVPEGATLAVRSRVLGAAAKKARFTHEMYMVAAPGTEPAEDAQPVATTELLAVHVDQKAGRAAPFPDEVRERFTELTEPPPEWAGRSIAVV
- a CDS encoding EamA family transporter, whose amino-acid sequence is MEATRRWTMVTAIAPVAWGTTYFVTHAYLPAGNPLYGAVLRALPAGLLLLGVRRELPRGSWWWKSLVLGALNMGAFFALVYVAAQLLPTSTASTIMATSPVVMMAIAWALLAERPSPAHLVGAAVGIAGICLMLLTGAASADPLGVLASVAAMGMSSLGYILAKRWSHASDLLASTSWQLIAGGLLLLPFAVMVEGAPPSLDAPAVLGFGYVTVVATALAFAAWFAGLRHLPAATVGLVGLLNPVTGVLLGTLVAGESLTARQVCGLLLVLAGILIGRRVRRAPRIRVTAAAVTVPGPAPEAGHRHE